In a genomic window of Callithrix jacchus isolate 240 chromosome 22, calJac240_pri, whole genome shotgun sequence:
- the LOC103790140 gene encoding LOW QUALITY PROTEIN: zinc finger protein 837 (The sequence of the model RefSeq protein was modified relative to this genomic sequence to represent the inferred CDS: inserted 1 base in 1 codon) — MDGPAHKAGQGGIPKADARGVSGTREKRPEELRPLEEDLAGSRPTQKNXSEDPDLVTPEGLLAGEGPCESPAPARDCSRNSCLALHRGAPAGEKAPVCDPCPEWLRNHPRTQPCEVHTDCWPCQQGTGAPTYPRTPTPTSRGRSPSVEQPRACACGEAFAWRAPRIPQGRLQATEEPSLCARCGKRFRPNQQQPGKGPPACPECDQTSRPCPGVPEPAAQRLYACDECGKAFVRTSGLYRHHHRRRPVPVRRALRLQCPPLGDCGQRSPRRVSGAGKKPYECVECAKASGLFSHLVEHRRVHTGEKPYACPECGKAFNQRSNLSRHRRTHSSAKPFACPPCEKALEGRSGLGQHRRVHTGEKPYACPDCGKTFRGCSELRLHSGEKPYVCRDCGKASVRNGTLVRHLRTHTGERPYACGECGRAFSQRSNLSQHQKRDTGRAAP, encoded by the exons ATGGACGGTCCGGCCCACAAGGCTGGGCAGGGAGGAATCCCCAAGGCTGATGCCCGAGGTGTCTCCGGGACCCGGGAGAAGAGGCCCGAGGAGCTGAGGCCCCTCGAAGAAGACCTAGCAGGGAGCCGCCCCACTCAAAAGA ATTCTGAGGACCCTGACTTAGTTACCCCCGAGGGGTTGCTGGCTGGGGAGGGCCCCTGTGAAAGCCCGGCGCCCGCCAGGGACTGCAGCAGGAACTCCTGCCTGGCCCTGCATCGCGGGGCGCCCGCTGGGGAGAAGGCCCCCGTGTGTGACCCTTGTCCAGAGTGGCTCCGGAACCACCCCCGGACTCAACCGTGTGAGGTCCACACGGACTGTTGGCCGTGCCAACAGGGGACTGGCGCTCCGACCTACCCGCGGACCCCAACGCCGACCTCCCGCGGAAGAAGCCCCTCGGTGGAGCAGCCCCGGGCTTGCGCGTGCGGCGAGGCCTTTGCTTGGAGGGCCCCGCGGATCCCCCAAGGGCGGCTGCAGGCGACGGAGGAGCCCAGTCTGTGTGCCCGTTGCGGGAAGCGCTTTCGCCCCAACCAGCAGCAGCCGGGCAAAGGCCCCCCAGCGTGTCCTGAGTGCGACCAAACCTCGCGACCTTGCCCGGGTGTTCCCGAACCCGCGGCCCAGCGACTGTACGCTTGCGACGAGTGCGGCAAGGCGTTCGTGCGCACCTCCGGCCTGTACCGCCACCACCACCGCCGCCGCCCCGTCCCGGTCCGGCGTGCCCTCCGGCTGCAGTGCCCGCCCTTGGGGGACTGTGGCCAGCGGAGTCCCCGACGGGTGTCGGGAGCCGGGAAGAAGCCGTACGAGTGTGTGGAGTGCGCGAAGGCCTCCGGCCTGTTCTCTCACCTCGTGGAGCACCGGCGCGTGCACACCGGCGAGAAGCCCTACGCGTGCCCCGAGTGCGGCAAGGCCTTCAACCAGCGCTCGAACCTGAGCCGGCACCGGCGCACGCACAGTAGCGCCAAGCCCTTCGCGTGCCCACCGTGCGAAAAGGCCCTCGAGGGCCGCTCGGGCCTGGGGCAGCACCGGCGCGTGCACACCGGCGAGAAGCCCTACGCGTGCCCCGACTGCGGCAAGACCTTCCGCGGCTGCTCCGAGCTGCGCCTGCACTCGGGCGAGAAGCCCTACGTCTGCCGCGACTGTGGCAAGGCCTCCGTGCGCAACGGCACCCTGGTGCGCCACCTGCGCACCCACACGGGCGAGCGGCCCTACGCGTGCGGGGAGTGCGGCCGCGCCTTCAGCCAGCGCTCCAACCTCAGCCAGCACCAGAAGCGGGACACCGGCCGCGCGGCGCCTTGA